The sequence below is a genomic window from Ipomoea triloba cultivar NCNSP0323 chromosome 10, ASM357664v1.
CAACCACCATGAAAGAACCGAGAGGTGGTGATCATTTATTGAATTCTTGAACAAGCAGGGCGACCTCGAAGACATTTGCTCACAACTGGATGGAGTACCTTTGTCTCATCGAAGAGATTAGTTGCAGGAGATTCTTTCGTGGTCTTGAGGTATGTGTTTATGCTTCCATCTCGCTCTCGCCTCTCTTCAATTCTTGCAATAATTCTTTCGTGTTCTTATTGATTTTTTGCATAATGCTTCTAGAGGAGAAAATGGGGAACTTCGAGTTGGGGTTAGGCGTCTGGCTAGGCAACAGAGCTCCATGCCACCGTCGGTTATTTCTAGTCAAAGCATGCATCTAGGAGTGCTTGCAACAGCGTCTCACGCTGTTACAACTCAAACTCTGTTTGTTGTCTACTACAAGCCGaggtttgatatatatatatatatatgtctcgGTTCTTAACTTCTCATGACTTTATGTCAACTCTTTTGGTTCCATATGCTCTTACACTTTGTGTATCGTTGGCGATATTTTTAGAACAAGCCAGTTCATAATAGGCTTGAACAGATACGAAGAAGCCATTAATCGCGGATTTTCAGTAGGCATGAGATTCAAGATGCGGTTTGAAGTAGAGGATTCGCCTGACAGAAGGTTAGAGGAAAACTATAAGAGCGGTTTTATTGCAAGTTCTCCCTTTTTGATAGTTCTTTATCCTCTCGCCTTTTCATTCAGATTTCTGGGAACCATAGTTGGGGTTGAAGATATCTCCACACAGTGGGAAGACTCTGACTGGAGatcattgaaggttgagattaGTATTCATTGTTTCTTTATGTTTATAGAGCCATGTATTAGTTTCTTACTTTCTTTTCTCCCCTCTTTTCCAGGTTCAATGGGATGAGCCCTCGCCCGTTACTAAACCTGAAAGGGTTTCTCCGTGGGAGATTGAGCCTCTCGTGCAATTAATCCCACCAAGTCTCGCTCAACCTGTGGCGATGAAGAACAAAAGGCCTCGCCTACATATTAAACCTACTGTTTTGGGTAAGGCAAGCCCCTCTCTTTCCCCATCTGTTAGCTTTATGCACACAATCTGTATGCCAGGATTGCCAGGGAATTTCTCGAATTTTCAGCTTTTGTGACAGTTTCAACCCTCGTTGTCTTTGCTAGAACCTTTGTCGTCAAAAGCATCATCTGATATAACCCAACCGAATGGTACTACTACTCAAGGACAAAGCGCTGACCGCCTGTTTTCTCAGCTTACTACACAATCAGATGCGAGTGGTTCACTCCTCAATGGCAGCCGCAGCTGCTCTACAAGGAGTCATACTCATACCGAGGCTGTCTGGCCTTCTCATGTTAAAGCTTCTTTGAGCGTGTATGCTGATGAAACTGAAGATAGTAAAGCAGCTTCTGCTCGGTCTGTTTATTCGAGCCATGTGCCCCCACGGAGTGGAGAACAGAATGATAAACTACAGTTGGGTACTGCCTCAACTTGTAGATTGTTCGGTATTGACTTGAAAAGTACCTCGGTGGTCTTAGTCCCCGAGAGTCCAAGGATAGCATGCAGTGGTGATTTGGGGCAAAAGCCCGACAATTCTGTACATTCCAAGGATTTGAAGCAAGAACAATCACTTGGCCGAGCAAAGGAGGGTAAAAACAAGCCCAGTTACTCCACTAGAAGTCGCATCAAGGTATGTATAAAAGCTGAAAGCAATaaggtttatttttaatgagCATGAACTGTTTCTAAAAGGAAATGACGACACTCAAACTTTCTGCCTGTCGTATGGAAACCCTTTAAGGTTCAAATGCAAGGCGTGGCAGTGGGTCGTGCAGTGGACTTGACAGCCCTAAAGGGATACGATGAACTTATAGCTGAACTCGAAGAGATGTTTGAAATCCAGGGAGAGCTTCACCCGAGGAAGAAATGGGaaattgtctttacagataATGAGGGGGACATGATGCTTATGGGCGATCACCCATGGCTGTGagtttctctcttttctttctttctttcttaatCTAATATCGAATCATTTTACAAAAGCATCATATTGTTTTTGCAGAGAATTCTGTAGTGTGGTCAGAAAGATTCTTATCTGTTCCAGTGCTGATGTGAAGAAAATGAGTGCTGGCATAGAAGCTATGTGATCAGGGTGAACATAGATAATGAAAAATACAACTTTTGATGTCAGTTTCCTTAGGTTATTCTCTTATTTGCTCTCTCCCCCATGGTAAATAAACACATTTGGCGGGGAGTTTGTAGAACATTTTTCTTGTAGGCCGGCTTGGGAAGGAGATTTTCATTGTATGCCATCAAGACCGAAATTAATGGGAAAATCAGAGTAGTGATCAAAGCTTATTCTTGCTAGACGGGGGGCTAAGTTTTCATAACAGCTAAGAAATAGACATCATTTTAGTCACTGCAGAACTTATTTAGTATTAGTAACTAGTGCAGGGAAACCAGTGGAATCTGTTGATATCTGATGAGAAGTAATTGTGTTTTCCTGTATATATGTTTTGTGGTTTTGGTGGGTATCTGCAAACAGTTTGTAACTGGAACTGGAACTGGAAATGTTTGGAATGACAGTAGCCAAGATTATATGCATTTTTGCAATTTCTTGTTTCTTGTTCTCAGGATTTGGTCAGGTTTAGGATTGACATGCACCCTAATTCCTGAATGCAATGCTTCAGTTATTCAGGATTTTATCACCCAAGAGGATTGGTAATTCCTAAGATTTATCAAGGAATTACCTATCCTCCTATGACTATAACTCCTAACCAAAATCTAAGGCATTTCTCACCATGGTTTCAAATGAAAGTGAAAAGCAATAGTCATTAGTAGAGGTGTAAGCAAACACAGCTTTCGGTAAACTATTTGTATTCATATTCACTaagtgttcgtttattaaggtaaataaatataaataaacaaattccaGAGCTTgtttaataaacgaacatagtCTGAACATTTGTATGCTCAATTGCTAAGAGATCGTGAACAAGGTCGTTCATTGTTCATAAACATGCTCGTTTAGTGTTCATTTTAAGATGTTCACAAATAGGATTTTTCTTTGTTGTACTTTGATATTAGATGTTACTTTTGaacttatttgtattatttatatagttatgttgtttgtttggttattgttcgtgAACATGGACTATTTCTTGTTTACGAACAAATTATGACCATGAACCTGTACCGCCAGTACAGGTGTTTATTTGCTTATTGTTTGTAAACAAAGTTGCTTAGTTGTTCACGAACATAGTTAATTGACCAAACAACTGAACATGTTCATAAGCTTATTCATAAACATTAATGAACACTAATGAAGTAATgaacaattaaaaaacaaacatgaACAAGATTTCCAAAAACATTAACACACGAACTGATGCATGCATTCATTGGAAAGACATACCAACGACGCAGCAGGGCAGCTCATAAGCCAGCTTCATAAGCTATTTATATTAgttttctaaatttctaattgttatatttttcctattttcatGCTCGTTACCGTTTATAACTGTTTGCtccttttagtatttttaagcTTAGGATTTAGATGTCTTTCATAAGGCATTTTGTGATTTGAATTAATGATAATTGGGGAAGGAAGAACTCCAAAACTTCTTCAGCTTTGCTTTCTTATCCTTGTTCTGTCAGTAGCAATCATAGGTAGAAAAAGCTCCAAAACTTCCCCCGTTCCTCCGACTAGGCCCTCCAAGCTCCAGCCCTATCGAGTTTCGAGTTTATCGGACGGGTTCAACtaaaatttttgacattttcaaattaacattaTGAAATTTCAGTTTTGATAAACTAGCgcatttacactaataaatactccgtataaacttatacatcattcaatcaatacAAAACTCCATTTTTAAATTCTAActgaaaatgaatatttatactataatgtaataattaaaataagatttttattattatttattttcatacaaaatattttattttgtacggagtaataaaatttattaaaattctatttacaaatttaataaaaattactaaagaggAGCTTACAAATAAATTCTCTATATATTTTGTTCCACATCTCTTGTGAAATAAAGAATAGCCTTAAGTGGCTTGGGCTATCAAGCATTCAAGCTAGCACACTAAATTTCGGGCTGCCCGTTCGGGTCATTGGGCTTATCGGGTCAGACCATTGGTTTCGGGCTAGGATTGAAATCTCTATCTATAAGACCATAACTGCTCTTGCAgtgttaaattattttccaatttAAGAAACCATAATGTTGAGAAGTGATGAAGGATGCCAACCAAAACCACTCTCATTTCAGCAAGAGCAATTGGTGTGCACATTACATCTCATAATCTCAGACATCAACACAGCAcattattaggctaacaatttCAAGGGGTTATCGACACAAACTGTAGACCAACGACAAAAGCACTgggaaaaaaaagtattatactgTAAACAAGTAGCGTGATATTACAGCAGCTATATATCACCAGCTAGATAGACTGAGAAAAATCTATGTTTTCATTTCTGTAATTTCACGTCAACATTCAGCAAAGATCAGAGACATACCTCTACCTTACGTGACAGTCTTGTACATCTTCACAAATCACAGATGAGGGTTGAGACAAATCAATACTTCCTTTTCCTAACCTTGAAACTTGACGACCGGATAACATCATCATCTGTCTTCATTGCAGTCTCGAGGGCAGCCATGGATTCAGGTTTGGTAAAATAGGTGAATAAAAGGTAGATCCCGTCCATGTATATGTTGGTCTCTCCCGCTTTGTTTTTCTTCCTAATGTTGTACGAAAGCGGAATAATCCCTTTGTTGAACACCTCCACATACATACCACCACCAGTAACAAGCAACTGCACAGATTAAAACAGGAAAGGGACCCTTATAGTAAGCATAATTGAAATGGCCTCAGAGGCACCAGAATTAGAAAAGGTCCATGGGCATGGTAAAACCGTAAAATCACACGCATATGAAGGaagatttatatttatatcataTGGAAAATGGATGATGAACTAAAATCGCTAATCAGATTCTAGGTTTTGACAAACTCACAAACATATAAGTTTTAACTTCAACAATGATAGTATGATACTAGGGAAAAATGCATTTGTAGTCCCTCAATTGTTCCTTGCTAATCGTTTTAGTCCCTTAACTTTTTATCATTGCAATATACACCCCTaactatttcaaaaaaaattgcagtTTTAACTCCTGGagcaacaaaactattaaactctattcAAATTTTACTTTGTACACAGGTAATTTAGTGCTTTTTAatgtttcttctttaattataatcttcTTTAGTCTTGATATCTAATtcgtaaaataaaaaacttgatTTTAACAGGTTCGTGTAGAGAAAATATGGACGATGTACCACAATTGAAGAGGAAAAATTTAGGAAAGAAGGTTGTCAATTCTCTAATTTGCGGATGAAATGCCAAAACTGAAAAAGTTATAAAGAAtgaatgtaataaaattttaaaatactaatgtactaagtaaaattttaatagagtttaatagttttgttgctCTAGGGTTAAAACTGtaacttttttgaagagttaggAGTATATATTGCAATGGTAAAAAAATTAGGAACTAAAACGGCTAGGCTAGCAATGAACAATTGAGGGGAAAATGCATATTTTTCCCATGATACAATAACCAAGGATTCTGATATTACACTAGGTACGATTTACAAAAACCATATTGAGGATACATAGTTTAACATTTATTGCACGGCCACCTAATAAACCAGCATTTTTTCAAAATCTTCTATTACATCTTCATTCGCTATTAAGGCCAATTCCAGAAACCGTTGGGCTAGGAAATTAAAAGAGTCAGACACCAAAACACTAGTTAAAAATAATGATCAGctttaaaaatgataaattgGCTAAATGAAACAATTCACTCGAGAAACCTTTCCTTATGTTTATTAACCTTCTGCACACCACCTATGATCATCTCAGAGTAAGAAAACTCGCAAAAACAAACATTTATCACTCTCTACTAACATCACAAAGTAGGGAGTAACATAATGAACTAATCATCCCCACCCTTCATTTGCCAATTGCTACGCTACATCACCGTTGGTGGAACGATCCAATGAAATCAAGGATTCTTCATTTGCTAATTGCTACGCTACATCACCGTTGGTGAAAGGATCCAATGAAATCAAGGATTTACACACCGCCTACTTCCTCAAAAAGATGATAGCTTACTGCTTACTACCAAACTATACCAAGAACTCCTGGAACTCAAAGTTAAATAATGGTGTCAGCACAAATTTTTAGCTTCTCAAATTCACAATGCAAACATTCATGTTACAAATTACtctatatattttactttttgaaCACTATAATGACCTTCTGAACTTAGTTGCATACGTTATAACTTCAAAGGTGCAATGAAATGTCAAAGATTCAATTTTGATGCCCAATTACGCTAAGCTTCGAAATTGAAATATCAATTGGGAGCTAAAAATCTTTTTCTAcctagatttatttattttaaaatcgaagtaataaaaatgtaatcaCGAATTAGGGTAACAAAAATTGAGCTTCGACAATGCATACCTCTTCGTATTTCTGGACAAGGGTGAGGCGCTCGTCTTCGGACAAATCGGGCCTCAGAACCGCCATGGTCTCGTACTTCCTGAGACCGGGAGGGCATTGGGGCTCCTCTTTATCTTCAATATCGGAAATGCCCAACCCGGGTATACTCGGCGGGTCGTCGTCGTCTCCCAAACCGTCCTCGTAGAAAGAAGAATTCGAAAATTCCAAGGTCTGAGCCTTGACTATCAGCGCCGCACAAGTCTTACCCCTTGTGTGGAGAAGCAGAGGCTTTGAGGGTGTGGGGGAAATCTTGAAGCAGAGGAATAAAGGCGGGGGAGAGTGGGTTAGTGGTGGTTTGGAAGAGGAGGAAGATGTGGAGGTGAGAGCTGGGGATATTATTGAAGAAGCCGCCATTATCATTGAGCTGAGCTTCAATACCGTGTCTGTTGCATAGAGGTCGCTCGCTGCCTCGCTGGAGATGATGAGAGGTTGGCCTGGATAAGGAGGGCTGAGGTAAttctgtcattttttttttaaatgcaccGTTCCACAAAAGCTCCGTTTCTAGTCGAAAGCTCGAGACAATTTATTTCCTGAATCAAGGTGGACAAAAtattgtgcaccccgtacctaaacgacgtttTTTGGTCATTGTAGTTAGCTGTCTgtgtttttttagaaatcatgtTTTCCGTTTCGGCCTTtaactttcaaatattataaaaaaaaaaaaaaaaaagagagagaaacaaAACTGAATTGTTTTGGCAGTTATAATTTGAGTTGCCCATACTGGCGATTGTCGTCTTCACTATCTGAGAatactcacaagtcacaactaACAAATATCTAGTTCACTAGTGGATTCTCAGGCAATTGGTATTTTCTGATTTGTTTGTGTTgatgaaaataaatgaattcaTATGTAATATTCGATTTTTTTGTGTTgatgaaaataaatgaattcgTGTGTAATATTCGTTGTTTGGATTATATGATAATAGTATAGggtgagttttgtgtattctttgaaggaaTGGAAAGGTATAGggtgagttttgtgtattctttgaaggaaTTGTGAGTATTCTAGGCCAGGTGGTAGTTAAAcatgttctgtgtattctttgtaGACATACTTGTgtattcatagctactttctcaaccgcATAAACTCGAACCCACGCCTATCATCCATGTGCGAGTGTTAACCgagacaccggatgccactagaccataaggtctttggctgGTAGGGGTACTTAAACGTTGTGTTTTTGCAGCttatcaagattttttttttttttagtaatttattttttggttgttGAATCTTGCTTCCTTGGTGGATGCATTATGGATTTATGATtgatttgttgttgttgagtgtTAACTTGCTATTAGCCTGCGAATCTGTGATTTGTGTTAGAGCAATACCATCAGCAGATTATTCTTGATTATTGCTACAGTGATTGATGACATGGTGgagagagtgagagtgagagaaAATTTTGGAGCCTCTGCAAGTGAAGATATTGAAACAgtaacaaaaagaaatgaagCTCCGTGTGTTGGGtgcgtcaggcgcgcctgacaatgcctctattaattatttttttttaattttcatatgttttttattttttttttccttttattttctctttcctaaatACACctaaaaaaactcctcaataaccgcAAAATAACCCATTGATAAGGATACTCTTGCTGTCTGGGCGTGAGCCGTGAGGGGGTGTCTGTGACTCTGTGGGAACCCcgaaaacaattcaaaaaatgtGTAATGGGCCATATAGACCGAAACTAAAAACGAAGTCTAATATTAAACATTGGGCCGAATTACCCAAATCAATGGGATTGGCCCAAATCAGATACTTGAAAAGAATTTCAGCTATAAACGGGTTTGAGTTTTCTTGCAGACAAAGAAGAGTACCATTTGCCGCTGGGGACGAAGACGAAGGGAGAACTAAGCTGAGAAAACCGATCAGAAAGCTAGAGAGAGATGGATCCAAAGCTCACCGAGGTTTCTCAATCGTTCGAGCGCTTCAAAGCCGCTTTTACGCGCAACGATTTCGATACCTGCACCACACTTCTCTCCCAGCTCAAGGTAACAATACTTCCAACCACGATTCCAATTCGAAACCCTAGTTTTTTACTCTGCAGTTcgtttattttcaaattaaaagtattgCACTTTGTTCACAGGCCATAAAACGTTATATTATGTTGTGCTGTTGCCTTTTGCTTTTACTTTACTTTGTTCAGCATATGGTCGATTAGCTTAAGTTCTGCTTTGagataattaaaaatacttttttttttttttttgcttacaAGATTAGGACATCACTTTATAGTATAAACATTGTGGACATGGtggtgttttaatttttaatttttatatgtaatAATTCCGTGGTTAGATCTTAGAATGGTGTGTTATTGtctttccttcttttttaaaattagtagtcttttgtgttttttaaaGTGATATGAGCTGGGTTTGGCAGATAATTGaaccaaaattattttcataatgcataaaatttCCCACCT
It includes:
- the LOC116032775 gene encoding 30S ribosomal protein S6 alpha, chloroplastic-like, which encodes MIMAASSIISPALTSTSSSSSKPPLTHSPPPLFLCFKISPTPSKPLLLHTRGKTCAALIVKAQTLEFSNSSFYEDGLGDDDDPPSIPGLGISDIEDKEEPQCPPGLRKYETMAVLRPDLSEDERLTLVQKYEELLVTGGGMYVEVFNKGIIPLSYNIRKKNKAGETNIYMDGIYLLFTYFTKPESMAALETAMKTDDDVIRSSSFKVRKRKY
- the LOC116032773 gene encoding auxin response factor 9-like → MMMVDRTSSSFSSLRQNGNPSGKDDLYDELWKLCAGPLVDVPRPDEWVYYFPQGHMEQLEASTNQEMDQRISMFPLQSKILCRVLNIHLLAERDTDEVYAQITLMPEEQMKATNPNPCPPEPPSPKIHSFCKVLTASDTSPHGGFSVLRRHATECLPPLDMSQETPSQDLVAKDLHGVNWHFKHIYRGRPRRHLLTTGWSTFVSSKRLVAGDSFVVLRGENGELRVGVRRLARQQSSMPPSVISSQSMHLGVLATASHAVTTQTLFVVYYKPRTSQFIIGLNRYEEAINRGFSVGMRFKMRFEVEDSPDRRFLGTIVGVEDISTQWEDSDWRSLKVQWDEPSPVTKPERVSPWEIEPLVQLIPPSLAQPVAMKNKRPRLHIKPTVLEPLSSKASSDITQPNGTTTQGQSADRLFSQLTTQSDASGSLLNGSRSCSTRSHTHTEAVWPSHVKASLSVYADETEDSKAASARSVYSSHVPPRSGEQNDKLQLGTASTCRLFGIDLKSTSVVLVPESPRIACSGDLGQKPDNSVHSKDLKQEQSLGRAKEGKNKPSYSTRSRIKVQMQGVAVGRAVDLTALKGYDELIAELEEMFEIQGELHPRKKWEIVFTDNEGDMMLMGDHPWLEFCSVVRKILICSSADVKKMSAGIEAM